In the Ficedula albicollis isolate OC2 chromosome 22, FicAlb1.5, whole genome shotgun sequence genome, one interval contains:
- the DOK2 gene encoding docking protein 2 → MNGSSVTSVTTDTSVTSATSVTSVTSVTTDTSTASAPSATSVTAVTTDTIVTSAPSATSVTSVTTDTSVPSAPSAPSVPSVTGVTGVTTDSGTHVSSVHSVHPSQPGLGVTPSPSVVSDVSNVLSVPSVPPAGLEQAALIEGGHSGPSAVSNVPPVPPACPEQSFEVTVRATPPSQRCRLRGRCILRAAEESLELLCRWPYRFLRRFGRDKVTFSFEAGRRCSSGEGNFEFDTRQGNEIFAAIEAAIELQRGRGGPADGAPRPLDHGRTPSWAPEEPKGPSGEAKAPRAEGKGVKGKAGVPPGAGEPPRGADFPYAEPLDSLRRGNAPDKGWRAECEYAVPFDTIAKSFLARQLGCPQEEAPSVTGDAGGARPPPARPTAPKPEHIYDEPEGLSALSALSVYDEPEEVKGEAWRLQAAPEEPPGHACPYNPQRDDYAVPTRRVPLRQPFLLHGREWLGDSDYDNVALKVARNRNLQ, encoded by the exons ATGAACGGATCAAG tgtcaccagtgtgaCCACTGACACCAGTGtgaccagtgccaccagtgtcaccagtgtcaccagtgtgaCCACTGACACCAGCACGgccagtgcccccagtgccaccagtgtcactgctgtgacCACTGACACCATTGTgaccagtgcccccagtgccaccagtgtcaccagtgtgaCCACTGACACCAGTGtgcccagtgcccccagtgcccccagtgtccccagtgtcaccgGAGTCACCGGTGTGACCACTGACAGCGGCACG CACGTGTCCAGTGTCCACTctgtccatcccagccagcctggcttggGGGTCACTCCCAGTCCCTCTGTGGTGTCTGACGTGTCCAATGTCCTCTCagtcccctctgtccccccagccggcctggagcaggctgctctgATTGAGGGGGGTCACTCTGGCCCCTCTGCAGTGTCCAatgtcccccctgtccccccagccTGCCCGGAGCAGTCCTTTGAGGTGACAGTGCGGGCGACCCCCCCATCGCAGCGCTGCCGGCTGCGCGGCCGCTGCATCCTGCGGGCggccgagg agagcctggagctgctgtgccgCTGGCCCTACCGCTTCCTGCGCCGCTTCGGCCGCGACAAG GTCACCTTCTCCTTCGAGGCCGGCCGGCGCTGCTCCTCCGGGGAGGGCAACTTCGAGTTCGACACCCGGCAAGGCAACGAGATCTTCGCGGCCATCGAGGCGGCCATCGAGCtgcagcggggccggggcggcCCCGCGGACGGAGCCCCGCGGCCGCTTGACCACGGCCGGACGCCGAGCTGGGCGCCCGAGGAGCCCAAGGGTCCCTCCGGGGAGGCGAAGGCGCCCAGAGCGGAGGGGAAAGGGGTGAAGGGCAAGGCGGGGGTGccccccggggctggggagCCGCCTCGGGGGGCGGATTTTCCCTACGCCGAGCCCCTGGATTCGCTGCGCCGCGGGAACGCGCCggacaagggatggagagcGGAGTGCGAGTACGCGGTGCCCTTCGACACCATCGCCAAATCCTTCCTGGCGCGCCAGCTCGGCTGTCCCCAGGAGGAAGCCCCGAGTGTCACCGGGGACGCGGGAGGGGCTCGGCCGCCCCCCGCGCGCCCCACCGCCCCCAAACCCGAGCACATCTACGACGAGCCCGAGGGGCTCTCGGCGCTCTCGGCGCTCTCGGTGTACGACGAGCCCGAGGAGGTGAAGGGCGAGGCCTGGAGGCTGCAGGCGGCCCCCGAGGAGCCCCCCGGGCACGCGTGTCCCTACAACCCGCAGCGCGATGACTACGCCGTCCCCACGCGGCGCGTCCCGCTGCGgcagcccttc ctgctgcacGGCAGGGAGTGGCTCGGCGACAGCGACTACGACAACGTGGCCCTCAAGGTGGCCAGGAACAGGAACCTGCAGTGa